In Gigantopelta aegis isolate Gae_Host chromosome 6, Gae_host_genome, whole genome shotgun sequence, the following are encoded in one genomic region:
- the LOC121374710 gene encoding beta-1,3-galactosyl-O-glycosyl-glycoprotein beta-1,6-N-acetylglucosaminyltransferase 4-like, with product MLLKAIYRPQNLYCLHLDTYSGNDIRSAAKSLAACFNNVFLASRSEYVTYGGFSRLRADINCMEDLLSKTQKWKYMINLPRQEYPLKTNIELVKILKIYNGSNDIEGITGKRMLPIRYQYKQEYVSSNSGRSLLLGTRELKEKSRITSPL from the coding sequence ATGCTACTTAAAGCGATCTATCGACCCCAGAACCTGTACTGTCTACATTTGGACACGTACTCTGGCAATGATATTCGAAGTGCGGCAAAATCCTTAGCTGCTTGCTTCAATAATGTCTTCCTTGCCTCAAGGTCAGAGTACGTCACCTATGGGGGTTTCTCTCGTCTGCGCGCCGACATCAATTGCATGGAGGACCTACTTTCCAAGACACAGAAATGGAAGTACATGATTAACCTTCCTCGACAAGAATATCCCTTGAAAACTAATATAGAACTCGTAAAGATATTGAAAATTTACAATGGCTCCAACGACATTGAAGGCATCACAGGCAAAAGGATGTTGCCAATTCGCTATCAGTATAAGCAGGAGTATGTCTCCAGTAATTCGGGTAGAAGCTTGCTACTTGGCACCCGTGAACTGAAGGAGAAATCCCGTATAACATCACCATTGTGA